The uncultured Methanoregula sp. genomic sequence TCCTGCTGGCGATAAGCCCGCGACCGCTGCTGTCAACAATAGTGACAACAGGACCTTTTCCCATTTCCACGGGTGCATCCTTCATATCGATACCGGGATGATCGCCGGGAATGGTGACATCGGTAGCAATCGCACAGTCCGGGTCGAGCGAATAGGCACTTGTTCTCGCACCCTTAAGCCCCACTTCTTCCTGCACCGTGAAGACACCGAAGATGGTGAGCGGCGAGTCAACTTCCTTTAAGGTCTTGATGAGCATCGCAACGCCGGCACGGTTGTCAAAGGCCTTACCGGTGACACGGGTGCTTGCGAGGGAGCAGAATTCGCGGTCAACCGTTACGGGCGTCCCGACTTCCACACCGAGATATGCAACCTCTTCCTTGTTGGTTGCCCCGATATCGATGAACATGTCGTCGACTTTCACGCCTTTCTTGCGCTCGTCCTCGTCCATCATGTGCGGAGGCTTGCCACCGATGACGCCGAACAGGGGTCCTTTGGAGGTATGCAGGACAACCCGCTGGTTGTAGAGGGTGGGACCGTACCAGCCGCCAAGGGCGACAAACCGGATAAAGCCCTTGTCATCAACGTACTTGACCATCAGGCCGATCTCGTCCATGTGGGCGGCGAGCATCACTTTGAACTTGCCACCGCGCTTGACCGCAATGAGGTTGCCCATGGGATCCTCGCGGATCTCGTCCACATGTCCTTTGAGTTCCTTCTTGATGACCGAAAAAACGCTGCCTTCACTGCCCGAGACTCCGTGGGCATTGGATAATTTCTTTAACAGTTCTTTGACCATATCATTCACCTGTTGCTTCTTTTATCCTATCAAGGGCCCGGTTCAGGTTCTCCCGGG encodes the following:
- a CDS encoding M42 family metallopeptidase, coding for MVKELLKKLSNAHGVSGSEGSVFSVIKKELKGHVDEIREDPMGNLIAVKRGGKFKVMLAAHMDEIGLMVKYVDDKGFIRFVALGGWYGPTLYNQRVVLHTSKGPLFGVIGGKPPHMMDEDERKKGVKVDDMFIDIGATNKEEVAYLGVEVGTPVTVDREFCSLASTRVTGKAFDNRAGVAMLIKTLKEVDSPLTIFGVFTVQEEVGLKGARTSAYSLDPDCAIATDVTIPGDHPGIDMKDAPVEMGKGPVVTIVDSSGRGLIASRKVVQWLREAGEEENIPVQFEVGSGGTTDATAIHLTKGGIPSTTLSIPSRYIHSPVEVLDLADLEAGVKLLLCALKKKPAL